From Streptomyces durmitorensis, a single genomic window includes:
- a CDS encoding CbtA family protein, with product MPSPASSPPPPPSSPVLPLLGRGLVAGGAAGLAAGLFSLLLTEPLMDRAIRAEEKRAAAEEHAHGAAQAAQHHEELFTRSTQHAGLVVSAVVAGLAIGVLFAVAYALVHRRDPHASPWPRALAFAGAAFLAVSLLPGLRYPANPPGVGDSGTVGERQALWLASVAIGVLGMFLARQVYVRLTARSVPARQIAAALTTVAVLTALFLLPDNPDPVPVDATLLWDFRVLSVASHALLWAVFAAVFGGLGLRSFREGAARGATVGARTAGVPSRPGATPTAPPR from the coding sequence ATGCCATCCCCTGCGTCCTCTCCCCCGCCTCCCCCGTCCTCACCTGTCCTGCCCCTGCTCGGCCGCGGTCTCGTGGCGGGAGGAGCGGCGGGCCTCGCGGCCGGTCTCTTCTCCCTGCTCCTCACCGAGCCGCTGATGGACCGGGCGATCCGCGCCGAGGAGAAGCGCGCGGCGGCCGAGGAGCACGCGCACGGCGCCGCTCAGGCGGCACAGCACCACGAGGAGCTGTTCACGCGCTCCACCCAGCACGCGGGGCTCGTGGTCTCCGCGGTCGTCGCCGGTCTGGCCATCGGCGTCCTCTTCGCCGTGGCGTACGCCCTGGTGCACCGCCGCGACCCGCACGCGAGCCCATGGCCGCGGGCCCTCGCCTTCGCGGGAGCCGCGTTCCTCGCCGTCTCCCTGCTGCCCGGTCTGCGCTACCCGGCGAACCCGCCGGGCGTCGGCGACTCGGGCACGGTCGGCGAGCGGCAGGCGCTGTGGCTCGCCTCCGTCGCGATCGGCGTCCTCGGCATGTTCCTGGCCCGGCAGGTGTACGTACGCCTGACGGCCAGATCCGTACCGGCGAGGCAGATCGCGGCGGCCCTCACGACGGTCGCCGTCCTCACCGCGCTCTTCCTCCTCCCGGACAACCCCGACCCGGTCCCGGTGGACGCGACGCTCCTGTGGGACTTCCGCGTCCTCTCGGTCGCCTCGCACGCCCTGTTGTGGGCCGTGTTCGCGGCGGTCTTCGGAGGCCTTGGCCTGCGGTCCTTCCGGGAAGGGGCCGCCAGGGGTGCCACCGTGGGCGCGAGGACGGCGGGAGTGCCCTCGCGCCCCGGCGCCACCCCTACCGCCCCACCCCGGTGA
- a CDS encoding class F sortase: MSGHEKPAGQPAGHGRFLTGVAWALLLVGLWLWGSEITDVRGGVSEPTTGDVAAVGRPFGVELPDAHKPLGAAKPQRVDVPSLKVRAPVVVRGLDQDGAIDPPPFEEAGSVGWYGGGTRPGAAGTSLFVGHVDTETRPAVFYDLSAMRPGEKVRVARDDGSVAEFTVDDVQVLSRDRFDAKKAYGPHEEGRAELRLITCGGTFDRASKTYSANVVVSAYLTGVGR; encoded by the coding sequence GTGTCGGGCCATGAGAAGCCGGCGGGGCAGCCGGCCGGGCACGGGCGATTCCTCACCGGGGTCGCCTGGGCGCTGCTGCTCGTGGGGCTCTGGCTGTGGGGCAGCGAGATCACGGACGTACGCGGCGGTGTCTCGGAGCCCACGACCGGTGACGTCGCCGCGGTGGGGCGGCCGTTCGGTGTCGAACTCCCGGACGCGCACAAGCCGTTGGGCGCCGCCAAGCCGCAGCGCGTGGATGTCCCCTCGCTGAAGGTGCGGGCACCCGTGGTCGTCCGCGGGCTCGATCAGGACGGCGCCATCGATCCGCCGCCGTTCGAGGAGGCGGGCTCCGTCGGCTGGTACGGCGGCGGTACGCGCCCCGGCGCCGCGGGCACCTCCCTGTTCGTCGGCCACGTCGACACCGAGACGCGCCCCGCGGTCTTCTACGACCTCAGCGCCATGCGGCCCGGCGAGAAGGTCCGGGTGGCCCGCGACGACGGCTCGGTCGCGGAGTTCACCGTGGACGACGTCCAGGTCCTCAGCCGGGACCGCTTCGACGCGAAGAAGGCGTACGGCCCCCACGAGGAGGGCCGCGCCGAGCTGCGCCTGATCACGTGCGGCGGCACGTTCGACCGGGCGAGCAAGACGTACTCGGCGAACGTGGTGGTGTCCGCCTACCTCACCGGGGTGGGGCGGTAG
- a CDS encoding CbtB domain-containing protein, protein MSLHTAASGTDRTAVQAATVHTRDWLIASAAVIVALIALYAVFFDNGSLISATGSYLHEFAHDGRHLFGAPCH, encoded by the coding sequence ATGTCACTGCACACCGCAGCATCGGGCACCGACAGGACGGCGGTCCAGGCCGCCACGGTCCACACCCGCGACTGGCTCATCGCCTCGGCCGCGGTCATCGTCGCGCTGATCGCGCTCTACGCGGTCTTCTTCGACAACGGCTCGCTGATCTCCGCGACCGGCAGCTATCTGCACGAGTTCGCCCACGACGGCAGGCACCTCTTCGGTGCCCCGTGCCACTGA
- a CDS encoding HAD-IIA family hydrolase has translation MAERKPIESWLTDMDGVLIHEGVPIPGADAFIKRLRESGKPFLVLTNNSIYTARDLQARLNRMGLEVPVENIWTSALATAKFLDDQRPGGTAYVIGEAGLTTALHDIGYVLTDHDPDYVVLGETRTYSFEAMTKAVRLINGGARFICTNPDETGPSTEGPLPATGAVAALITKATGRNPYFAGKPNPLMMRTGLNAIGAHSETSAMIGDRMDTDVLAGLEAGMETFLVLTGLTSRKDIDQHPFRPSNVVDSIADLVDRV, from the coding sequence ATGGCAGAGCGCAAGCCCATCGAATCGTGGCTCACCGACATGGACGGCGTGCTCATCCACGAGGGCGTTCCGATCCCCGGCGCCGACGCCTTCATCAAGAGGCTCCGGGAGTCCGGGAAGCCCTTCCTGGTCCTGACGAACAACTCGATCTACACCGCGCGCGACCTCCAGGCCCGCCTGAACCGCATGGGTCTCGAAGTTCCCGTGGAGAACATCTGGACCTCGGCGCTCGCCACCGCGAAGTTCCTGGACGACCAGCGGCCCGGCGGCACGGCGTACGTCATCGGCGAGGCGGGGCTCACCACCGCCCTGCACGACATCGGGTACGTCCTGACGGACCACGACCCGGACTACGTGGTCCTCGGCGAGACCCGTACGTACTCCTTCGAGGCCATGACCAAGGCCGTACGGCTGATCAACGGCGGGGCCCGCTTCATCTGCACGAACCCGGACGAGACCGGGCCCTCCACGGAGGGACCCCTGCCCGCGACCGGGGCCGTCGCCGCGCTGATCACCAAGGCCACAGGTCGCAACCCGTACTTCGCGGGCAAGCCGAACCCCTTGATGATGCGCACGGGCCTGAACGCCATCGGGGCGCACTCGGAGACCAGCGCCATGATCGGCGACCGCATGGACACCGATGTCCTCGCCGGTCTTGAGGCCGGGATGGAGACCTTCCTGGTGCTCACCGGTCTGACCTCCCGGAAGGACATCGATCAGCACCCGTTCCGGCCCTCGAACGTCGTGGACTCCATCGCTGATCTCGTCGACCGGGTCTGA